The genomic stretch GTTGCTGGCGTGGCTTGCCAACCAGCCTGACCATGGTTTCGCGCGGGGCGACGCGATCGCCGCCGACGTGTCGGCGCAGCTCTGACAGGGGGGGCGATCGGTGGCTGCGACGCTCTACGACAAATTATGGGATGCGCATGTCGTCGCCGAAGCGGACGGCAAGACGTTGCTCTATGTCGATCGCCATTTGCTGCACGAGGTCAGCACGCCGCAATCCTTCGCTTCGCTGCGCGAGGACGGGCTGTCGGTGCGCCGCCCCGCAACGCAGCTCGCCGTCGCCGATCATTCCATTCCGACGCATGACCGCGCAAAGGGCATAAGCGACCCGCAGGCCGCGGCGCAGATCGCTCTGCTCGAACGCAATTGCGGCGCGTTCGGTATCGAATATATGCGCGTGGATGGCCCGGACCATGGCATCGTGCATGTCGTGGGGCCGGAGCAAGGCTTCACGCTTCCCGGCATCACGCTGGTTTGCGGGGACAGCCACAGTTCGACCCATGGCGCTTTCGGGACCCTGGCCTTTGGCATCGGCGCGAGCGAGTGCGGCACCGTCATGGCGGCGCAATGCCTGTGGCAGATGCGCGCAAAGACGATGCGGGTGACCTTCCCCGGACAGCTCGCACCGGGGGTATCGGCGAAGGACATGGCGCTGGCGCTGATCGGACAGATCGGCGCGGCCGGCGCGGTCGGCTATGCCATCGAGTTTGCGGGGGAGGCCGTGCGGGCGCTTTCCATGGAAGGCCGGATGACCCTGTGCAACATGGCGATCGAAGCGGGATCGCGCACCGGATTGATCGCGCCCGACGAGACGACCTTTGCCTATCTGAAGGGCCGAAAGCGCGCACCGCAGGGCACCGATTGGGACCAGGCGCTGGCCTTTTGGCAAACGCTTCAAAGCGATGGAAAGGCGCGGTTCGATTGCGAGATCGAAATCCCGGCCGACGAGATTGCGCCGCAGGTGACGTTCGGTACGACGCCCGACCATGTCATCGCCGTCGATGGCGCAGTGCCAGCCAACCGCGATGGCCGTCTGACACGAGCGATCGATTATATGGGACTGGCGGCGGGCGCTCCCGTCGAGGGGCTGGAAATCGATCATGCCTTTATCGGAAGCTGCACCAACGGGCGCATCGAGGATCTGCGGAGCGCCGCAGCCGTCATCGGGAGGGGGCATGTCCATCCGCGCGTCAGGGCGCTTGTCGTGCCCGGCTCCGCGCGGGTCAAGCAGCAGGCGGAAGCAGAGGGACTGGGCAGGATCTTCGTGCAGGCGGGTTTCGAATGGCGCGAGCCGGGGTGCTCGCTGTGCGTCGCGATGAACGATGACCGGCTCCCGCCGGGTGCCCGCTGCGCATCGACATCGAACCGGAATTTTGAGGGTCGTCAAGGCATTGGCGCGCGGACGCATTTGATGAGCCCTGCAATGGTTGCCGCCGCCGCCGTCGCGGGGCGCATCGTCGATGTGCGCGAGTGGCCGCAATGACGCCGCTCGTCAGGGTGGTCGGCCAGGCCATATCGTTGCCCGAACCCGACCTGGATACCGATGTCATTTATCCGGCGCGCTTTCTGCTGATCACCGAGAAGCAGGGATTGGGGCGCTATGCCTTTCACGACCGCCGAGATATTCCCGGCTTTCCGATACAGGATGGCGCCGCGCGACCGATCCTGATCGCCGGACCCAATTTCGGCTGCGGATCGAGCCGCGAGCACGCGCCGTGGGCGCTCGCCGATTATGGATTTCGCGTGATTATCTCGCCTAGCTTTGGCGAGATTTTCTATTCCAACTGCTTCCGAAACGGGATTCTGCCGATCCGCCTGGGCGAAACGGAGATCGCGCCGTTCCGTCAGGCCGCCTCCGCCGGCGGAACGATCACCGTTGATCTGGAGCGATGCGAGGTGGGGGCCGGCAACGAAGCGCCGATAGCGTTCGAAATTGCTCCGGATCGGCGTCAGGCATTGCTGAACGGCTGGAACGATACGATGCGTATCCAGGCGCTGCATGCACGCGATATCGAATCTTTCGAAGACAGGCAGCGGCACGCGGCGCCCTGGCTCTGGTTGAACGGCTGAACAAGACGCCTGGCCGGCATTCCCCGCCGCGTCGGGGGTATCCCGAAATGAAGAACTCTCCTCAAGCCCGGCGCTGCCGGTTTCTTTATGCGTGTGCTCTGCGAAGGGAGAACCGATCCAAAGAAAAGGCAATGATCGGCGATGCGATCGATCCGCCTAAAAACGGTGATTCACATTCTCAAAGAGTGGTGCTATGCGGTGGAGGTGTCGGGAATCGGACCCGAGAGAGGCACAGGTAGGAATCCGGCCCTCGAACCAGTCCACCCCCTACACATGGGCAAAAAGGTGCCCACGCGAGACCGCCAACGCTCCCCGGCCCGGATGCTTAGGCGGTCTCTTCGTATCCCCCGACGCGCCCGTGGGCACTACACGCCGGGGCAACTACCTAACCTGCAAAACATGTTTACCTCCTGTGCTGGTGGAGGCAATGTGTGACTCGGGAAATTGTGCTGCTATGAGTTTCTGGGCACTTCTAGCATGCCATTGATTTACCAGATTTTTAATAGGATTCGGAATAGTGTCCAAAATAATGCCTCGCACTGGCACTATTCTTTCACCTTCACCCCAGCCCGGCCTACTCGGGGAAACATGCCGACGCTAAGGCACTTGATGGTCTCTGATTTCACGCCTCCAAATCCCGGCTTGGCGCGTACCGCTTTTGGGATCTTTCGCCCGCGACTGCCTTCGGCATGTACGACGCGGATCATGGCAATGATCTGATCCTCGCAAGGGTGAGCTAGCGACAAAATGCGTGGCGCTGGAGTGGGATCGAGTTGGCCGTACCGTGTGGTTATTACGCCATCGAAAAATACCCGCCAATCAGCGCGCTTTATCCACAGAGGGCGGTCCTCCATTTGGCCTTTGGGGAGGTTATCAGTGAGATACAGCCCGGTACTGATCATCCGGTTTGTCACGGTCACAAACTGATAGTGATCTACCAGATCATCGCTAGAAGCCGTGCGTATCCAGACTGGCAATCTGCGATCCATAAGACCGGCGCGTATATAGCGTTGGGCAACATCCTCGCTATTGCAGCGGTGGACCCAGTCCTCGTTGCCCGGTGTAGCTTGCACATGCCGGGATAGCAGATTTTCGTCTCCCAATACGGCAGGGCGCTGGGCGAAGGCCTCGGATAGCTCGTGATAGCAATCGTTCAGGCGGTCAGCATCGGCAACTGCTATCCCGAAGTCTCGCGTATCTCCCATCCCCGCCGCATAGCAAATCTAGCTGGGTACGCGAACTATAATAACGCCAAAGAAAAAGGGGCGCCGCGAGGACGCCCCTTCTTCCGCTGTCCCGTCGGCGGGGACGTCAGAAATTGAACCAGAGCTTCCCGGTGAAGCGACGCGGATCGCCGGGGAACAGCGCCAGGAAGTTCGCCGTGATGGTTTCCTGCTTGGTCAGGTTGGTCACGCCGAACGACGCGCCCCATTTGCCG from Sphingomonas hengshuiensis encodes the following:
- the leuC gene encoding 3-isopropylmalate dehydratase large subunit, with the translated sequence MAATLYDKLWDAHVVAEADGKTLLYVDRHLLHEVSTPQSFASLREDGLSVRRPATQLAVADHSIPTHDRAKGISDPQAAAQIALLERNCGAFGIEYMRVDGPDHGIVHVVGPEQGFTLPGITLVCGDSHSSTHGAFGTLAFGIGASECGTVMAAQCLWQMRAKTMRVTFPGQLAPGVSAKDMALALIGQIGAAGAVGYAIEFAGEAVRALSMEGRMTLCNMAIEAGSRTGLIAPDETTFAYLKGRKRAPQGTDWDQALAFWQTLQSDGKARFDCEIEIPADEIAPQVTFGTTPDHVIAVDGAVPANRDGRLTRAIDYMGLAAGAPVEGLEIDHAFIGSCTNGRIEDLRSAAAVIGRGHVHPRVRALVVPGSARVKQQAEAEGLGRIFVQAGFEWREPGCSLCVAMNDDRLPPGARCASTSNRNFEGRQGIGARTHLMSPAMVAAAAVAGRIVDVREWPQ
- the leuD gene encoding 3-isopropylmalate dehydratase small subunit; this encodes MTPLVRVVGQAISLPEPDLDTDVIYPARFLLITEKQGLGRYAFHDRRDIPGFPIQDGAARPILIAGPNFGCGSSREHAPWALADYGFRVIISPSFGEIFYSNCFRNGILPIRLGETEIAPFRQAASAGGTITVDLERCEVGAGNEAPIAFEIAPDRRQALLNGWNDTMRIQALHARDIESFEDRQRHAAPWLWLNG